CACCCGGACGTTTCCCGTCGGACGGCAGTTCACCGCCGCCCAACGCGACATTTACGACTTGGTGCTTCAGGCACAAAAAGCGGCTATTGATGCCGTCCAGCCGGGCGCGCGCTTCAATGCCTACCACGAGGTCGCCCTCGACACCCTGATTGACGGACTGCGTCATCTCCGGCTGCTGAGCGGTTCGCACGACGAAATCAGGGAACTGCGAACCTATCTGAAATACTACATGCATCGCGCCGGCCACTGGCTCGGCAGTGATGTCCACGACGCCTGCACGTACTTCACCGACGAAACCCGCAACGGCCAGCACCTCTATGAAAAGCTGCGCCCCGGCTGCGTGGTCACCGTCGAGCCGGGACTCTACTTTGCGCCGGGTGTCAACGACACGCCGGAACACTACATTGGCATTGGCGTCCGCATCGAAGACGATGTGCTGGTGACACGTACCGGGAACGAAGTGCTGACGGCCGCCGTCCCCAAGGAAGTGGCCGACATCGAGGCCATTCGCTGTGCCGCGCTGACCCAGGAGAAAAACTACGCATGAGTGAGCCTTTGTTCGACCGGGTGAAGTTTTGCAGCAGTTGCAGCCGTCGCGCGACGGACGGCGACGTGGCCGCCCTTGGGACGCGGATTCGTCCACTGTTCCAAAAACAGCTCGAAAAGGATGGCTTTGGCACCTGTGTGGGCATCAGCAGCCGTCCCTGTTTTGCCAAATGCCCGGACAATGGCATCACCGTTGCCCTGAGTACCAGTGACGACAGCCTGCCGCGGGAAGTGTATATCGTAACCTCGTTGCGCGACCTGGATTACGTGTATGCCCGCCTGCTGGGCGAAGTTTAGTGTTTGTGCGAAACCCCTTTTTTCCGAAACCCCACGTGATGAGACAAACCATTTCCTGCCTGCTGCTTTCCCTGTGTCTGGGCTGGACACTGTGGGAAACCCCGGCGGTTGCCCAGTCGAAGTCCAAACCCAGCGACAAGTTCCGCCAGCTCGACGAACTGTTGCCCACCCCCAACGAATACCGTACGGCCTCTGGCGCGCCGGGACACAGGTACTGGCAAAATCGCGCCGACCACGTCATCAGTGTTGAACTCGATGACGAGCGCCAGCGCATCCAGGCCAGCGAGACCATCACCTACACGAACAACTCGCCCGATGAGCTGCGCTACCTCTGGTTGCAGCTCGACCAGAACATCTTTGCCAGGGACAGTGACGCCTTCCGCGCCCAGACTTCGGGTGGACTGGACCGCGTGCCCTTCTCTGTTCTCGACAGCCTGCTGCGCCGGCCCGAGTTCGACGGCGGTTACAAGATCACAGCCGTGAAAGACGCCAAGGGGCAGCCGCTCCGATATACCGTCGTCAAAACCATGATGCGTGTGGATTTGCCCACGCCGCTCAAGCCCGGCCAACAGGTGAGCTTTGCGGTGGACTGGAACTACAACATCAATGATGCCGTGAAGCTCGGCGGGCGCTCCGGGTACGAGTACTTCCCGAAGGACAAAAACTACATTTACGAAATTGCCCAGTGGTTTCCGCGCATGTGCGCCTATACGGATTACCGTGGCTGGCAGCACACGCAGTTTCTTGGGGCCGGTGAGTTTACGCTGGAGTTTGGCAACTACCGCGTGTCCATCACCGTGCCGGATGACCACATCGTGGCGGCGACGGGCGTCCTTCAGAACCCCAGGCAGGTGCTGACGCCGGAGCAGATCGCACGGCTGGAGCGCGCCAAAACGGCGGCGGCGCCGGTGCTCATCGTGACGCCGGAAGAGGCCCGGCGGGCGGAGCAGGGGCGTCCCACGGGCAGGAAAACCTGGATTTTTCAGGCGGAAAACGTCCGCGATTTTGCCTTTGCTTCCTCGCGGAAGTTCATCTGGGACGCCATGGGGCACAATGTCGAGGGCAACCAGGTCATGGCGATGTCGTACTATCCCAACGAGGGCAATCCCTTGTGGGAAAAGTATTCCACACACGCCATCATCCACACGCTCAACGTTTATTCGCGCTACACGTTTACCTATCCCTACCCGGTGGCCATTTCGGTCAACGGCCCCGTGGGCGGCATGGAATATCCGATGATCTGTTTCAACGGCCCGCGTCCGCTTGAAGATGGCACGTATTCGGCGCGTACGAAGTACGGTCTCATCAGCGTCATCATTCACGAAGTCGGCCATAACTTTTTCCCGATGATTGTCAACTCCGATGAGCGGCAGTGGACGTGGATGGATGAAGGTCTCAACACCTTTCTGCAATACCTTTCCGAGCAGGAATGGGAAGAAAAATATCCGTCGTTCCGGGGTGAACCACAGTACATCGTGGATTACATGAAGAGCGAAAACCAGGTGCCCATCATGACGCAGTCGGATTCGCTCCTGCAGTTTGGCAACAACGCCTATGCCAAGCCGGCGACGGCCCTCAACATTCTGCGTGAGACAATTCTGGGGCGGGAACTCTTTGACTATGCCTTCAAAGAGTACGCCCGGCGTTGGAAGTTCAAGCGCCCGGAACCGGCTGACTTCTTCCGTACCATGGAAGACGCTTCCGGCGTGGATTTGGATTGGTTCTGGCGCGGTTGGTTTTACTCCACCGATCACGTGGACATTTCGATTGAGAACGTCCGCTGGTATCGCCTCGATACCCAGAATCCTGATGTCGAGAAAGGACTTCGCCGCCAGGAACGTGAGTCGCGTCCGGTAACGCTTTCCCAGGAACGCAACAAGCCGCTGCCGAAGCGGGTGGACCAGTATCCCGACCTGAAGGATTTTTACAACCGGTATGACGAACTGGATGTGACTGAGATGGATCGGGAAATGTACCGGCAGTTTCTGGCGACGTTGACCGACCGCGAGAAAGAAATCCTCAATGCCGGGCTGAATTTCTACTTCGTGGATTTCAAAAACATCGGCGGTTTGGTCATGCCCATCATTCTGGAAGTGACCTACACGGACGGCACGAAGGAAGAAATGCGCTTTCCGGCTGAAATCTGGCGGCTCAACAACTTTGAAGTGTCCAAGCTCATTGTGACGCCAAAGGAAATTGCGAGCATCACGCTGGACCCGCGATTGGAAACGGCGGATGCTGATTTGGCGAACAACGTTTTCCCGCGCCGTCCGGTCAGGTCACGTTTCCAGGTCTTCAAGGAGCAGCGTCAGGGGCCGCCCAACCCGATGCAGTTGGAGCGCAAGGGGCAGAGTAAACCCCAGGGCGATAACCCACGGCCGTAAGCTTCCTGATAACGGCTTCGGGCCTTCACAGGAAGGTGAGGCTGAAAAACAACCCAGGTGTTACCGCTACCCTTTGTCGAGGCGGATGGATATACTCAGCCCATCATCTGTAAGCGTACCGGCGGTTTATGGCTTCCAGGGTTGGGTTTGTCATTCTTTCCCACCGCGGCACTGATTGGCCGCTTCTGGCCCGCTTGTTTCCCCGTTTGCGCGAACTGCCGGAAGCGAGCATTGCACTTCACCACGACACTTACCAGTCACCGCTCAACAGGGAACTGATTGAGCGGTACGATGTGCAGGTTGTCCCGGCAGTAGGGCGTACCAGTTGGTCAAATATCATCAATGTGTTTGCAACCGTCGCCGGTCTTGAAGTGCTTTTCCGGCAGCCAAGGCGTCCCCGCTGGTATGTGACACTTTCTCAAAGTTGCTATCCCATCAAGTCGGCATCGCACATTTCCAAAGTACTCGATGGACTGGAAGGCGACTTTTACATTGACATGCGCCTGGTCAATTTCCAGGCAAGCCATTTATTGCTTGATAAGTATGTTGAGGATGCCATCAGGAAGTACACGTTGTGTCATATACCGTTCATTTCCAGATATGGTCGTTTCTACTGGCGCCCACTCAAGATTTATCGTCCGAGAAGTGTTATCCCGTTCAGAGATAGCTTTTACGTTTTTCACGGATCAAACTGGCTGGTTCTTTCCGAATGCGCAGTAGAGTATTTGCTGAGACAGGACATTGCCTGTCATCCGGTAACAGAATTTTACCTGACACAGTATGACCAGCAAGATGATCGTCAGTCACCTTGTCCCCAGGAGATTGTGATACAAAGCATTCTTGGTAATGCCAGGGAGCTGAAGGGAGCTTGTCGCAACTGGCACTATATTGACTGGGAAGGCGCCAAAGATTGGCATCCCAATGTCTTAACCGAGCACCACTGGTCAGCCATCATTGCTTCAGACGCTCTTTGGGCGCGAAAATTTGATCTTGAGAAAAGCGCCACTTTGCTTAAGCGCATTGATACTGAAATTCTTGATGCCTGAACTTTACCTGCCTGGTTTTTTCTCACACTATCCTGCAATCTTTTCCAGTTCACTTTTGAATTTCCTGTGTATCGCCGCAGGATTCAATTCACCCCGGTGCAAGTGCATTGCAGCTTCACTCAATCTTTTTTGCTCGTCCCGATCAGTGGTTAATTTCTCCACAGCATCGCAGACGGATTGAGGGGAAGGATCGGTGACAACCAAGGCGCTGCGACGTTGCTGAGCAAATTTTACGACCGTGCAGTATTCCGGGCCCCAAACGATAATGGGCTTCCCAAAGGCGCAGTAGTCGCAGAACTTCGTCGTGAACGCTGTCTCAACAAAAAAGCGCACACCGGGGTCAAAGCTCATGACGACAAGCAGGAAGTCAGCTTTGGCGAGATGCTTTACGAGTTCATGGTTCGGCGTAAAGCCGTGGTAGGAACCATCCGCCCGTGCTGTTGCTTGCTCTTCGGCTGGCCAGTCACAAAGCCCGTAGAGGACAATTTTCGCCTTCCCACGCTGTAACATGGCTGTTCGTAACTGAGCCAGCATGGCTCCGTATGTGCCTTCAATGTTTCCCGCGTAAACCAGCCTTGGCAGGTGCTCCGCTGGTTGGTCATCAAGTGTAGTGGGTGAAATCACTTCCAGGTTGCCTGGAGGATAAAGCACATGGGCATTGGGGTGCGTCCCAAGTGCTTCACGCATACCGTCACTCACACAAAAGACAATGTCGCTTTGTTGATAAAGCTCCTGCCACCGGCGCTCAAGCAGGGGGCGTGTTGAAGCCAGGGCTGGAAAGTAGCGGGGCTTCCAATCGGCAAAGTATGTTGCCAGTGGAACTTTCAACCGGCGTGCCAGTTTTCGCGCCAGATGGCTCAGGCTGTTGTCAGCCAAAGCAACAATGACTTCTGGATTGAAAGCGCGAACCTTCTGCCACAACCACGGCGATATAAAGCCGGTTGCCACGAATTGCTCGTATGCCCAGGCCCATTCGTAAAAGCGGCTTCTTTTCAGGCGGCGAACAGGTTGTGGCGACCGGAAGGGCAGAAAAGCAACTGAAGGCGGCAGTGAGGGGAGGGTGATGGTGGGGAAGGCATCATCCAGCGGCGGCGAAATCACAAAGACTTTCAGGTCGCCGGGCTGAACGACCAATCGGTACATCAGGATTGACGCACCACGCCACTCAACTGGCGGCTCATCGCCCATATAAAGGACGCGCATTGACCTTGCTCCGGGAAAGGAGTTCACCTTTTCGGAATACAATCACACCCCTTGCCCGGTTTCACAAGATTCGGTTTACGCCAGAATTTCTGAAGCCGAGTCAGGCAGGTGTTTTGGGGCACGCAAAAACACCTGCCAGGCTTTCTTGCTCAGCAACTACGGGACTCACACCGCAGACGCTCAGAAAAACCGCATCGTGTAGGCAAACCGCACCCCACGTCCAATCTCCGGCGCGAACGCTTTGATAAATGACAGGTGATTGCGGTAGAGCCGGTCGCCCAGATTGAACCCGGTGACGGAAAACACATGCGCGGTGTGGGACGTGGTGACGGTGTACGACCCGACAAGGTTGACCACCGTGTAGCCGGCCGTTGGCTCTTCCAGCGTGAAAACCCGGTCCTGCCGGTTGGCCATCAGCAACTCCGGCATCAACCGCAGCCCCTTGAACGTTCCTTCCAGTGCCACCCGCGCGCGCAATGGCGGAATGCGGGGCAGGGGAAGGCCGGTTTTCAGCTCAGCGTTCGTATAATCGAGCTGGCTGTAAAACCAGAGATTGGGATGCAGGTTGATGTCGAGCTGGGCTTCCGTTCCCAAAAAGCGTGCGTCACCTTGGGTAAACACACCCACTGGCAGCCCGTCTTCAAACTCACCCGTCAACACGGGAAAAACAAACGAGCGAATGTCGTAGTAGTAAAACCCGGCACTGGCCCGGACGCGCCGCGACTGATGCCGGACACTGACCTCGATGCCGTTGGTGAGTTCCCGGCTCAGGTTGGCATCGCCAATTTCAAACAGCAACGTCCCAGGATGCGGCCCGAAGTTGTACAGCTCTTCCAGCGCCGGAGCGCGGTACGAGTGCGTGTAGTTGGCCGTCAACGCCCCGTTTTCCCACAGCCCCACCCGCAGCCCGACGCCGCCTGAAAAGCCGGTGAAACTGCGCGCCCGGTTGCCGCCGGTCGGTGCGTAGGCATTGCGCTCGATGCGT
This window of the Chloracidobacterium sp. N genome carries:
- a CDS encoding M1 family metallopeptidase produces the protein MRQTISCLLLSLCLGWTLWETPAVAQSKSKPSDKFRQLDELLPTPNEYRTASGAPGHRYWQNRADHVISVELDDERQRIQASETITYTNNSPDELRYLWLQLDQNIFARDSDAFRAQTSGGLDRVPFSVLDSLLRRPEFDGGYKITAVKDAKGQPLRYTVVKTMMRVDLPTPLKPGQQVSFAVDWNYNINDAVKLGGRSGYEYFPKDKNYIYEIAQWFPRMCAYTDYRGWQHTQFLGAGEFTLEFGNYRVSITVPDDHIVAATGVLQNPRQVLTPEQIARLERAKTAAAPVLIVTPEEARRAEQGRPTGRKTWIFQAENVRDFAFASSRKFIWDAMGHNVEGNQVMAMSYYPNEGNPLWEKYSTHAIIHTLNVYSRYTFTYPYPVAISVNGPVGGMEYPMICFNGPRPLEDGTYSARTKYGLISVIIHEVGHNFFPMIVNSDERQWTWMDEGLNTFLQYLSEQEWEEKYPSFRGEPQYIVDYMKSENQVPIMTQSDSLLQFGNNAYAKPATALNILRETILGRELFDYAFKEYARRWKFKRPEPADFFRTMEDASGVDLDWFWRGWFYSTDHVDISIENVRWYRLDTQNPDVEKGLRRQERESRPVTLSQERNKPLPKRVDQYPDLKDFYNRYDELDVTEMDREMYRQFLATLTDREKEILNAGLNFYFVDFKNIGGLVMPIILEVTYTDGTKEEMRFPAEIWRLNNFEVSKLIVTPKEIASITLDPRLETADADLANNVFPRRPVRSRFQVFKEQRQGPPNPMQLERKGQSKPQGDNPRP
- a CDS encoding beta-1,6-N-acetylglucosaminyltransferase translates to MASRVGFVILSHRGTDWPLLARLFPRLRELPEASIALHHDTYQSPLNRELIERYDVQVVPAVGRTSWSNIINVFATVAGLEVLFRQPRRPRWYVTLSQSCYPIKSASHISKVLDGLEGDFYIDMRLVNFQASHLLLDKYVEDAIRKYTLCHIPFISRYGRFYWRPLKIYRPRSVIPFRDSFYVFHGSNWLVLSECAVEYLLRQDIACHPVTEFYLTQYDQQDDRQSPCPQEIVIQSILGNARELKGACRNWHYIDWEGAKDWHPNVLTEHHWSAIIASDALWARKFDLEKSATLLKRIDTEILDA
- a CDS encoding glycosyltransferase, with amino-acid sequence MRVLYMGDEPPVEWRGASILMYRLVVQPGDLKVFVISPPLDDAFPTITLPSLPPSVAFLPFRSPQPVRRLKRSRFYEWAWAYEQFVATGFISPWLWQKVRAFNPEVIVALADNSLSHLARKLARRLKVPLATYFADWKPRYFPALASTRPLLERRWQELYQQSDIVFCVSDGMREALGTHPNAHVLYPPGNLEVISPTTLDDQPAEHLPRLVYAGNIEGTYGAMLAQLRTAMLQRGKAKIVLYGLCDWPAEEQATARADGSYHGFTPNHELVKHLAKADFLLVVMSFDPGVRFFVETAFTTKFCDYCAFGKPIIVWGPEYCTVVKFAQQRRSALVVTDPSPQSVCDAVEKLTTDRDEQKRLSEAAMHLHRGELNPAAIHRKFKSELEKIAG